The following are encoded together in the Glycine soja cultivar W05 chromosome 5, ASM419377v2, whole genome shotgun sequence genome:
- the LOC114413417 gene encoding respiratory burst oxidase homolog protein A-like — MNGIPRHERRWASDSVPGKATVSAGTSPGTESNSAAEEFVEVTLDLQDDDTIVLRSVEPASVINIDDSVAGSGNQTPASVSRSPTIRRSSSRGFRQFSQELKAEAVAKARQFSQELRRFSWSHGHASRALSSSSAPNGAGAGFETALAARALRKQRAQLDRTRSGAHKALRGLKFISNRSNGVDAWNEVQSNFDKLATDGFLKRTDFAQCIGMKDSKEFALELFDALSRKRRLRAEKISREELFEFWSQITDQSFDSRLQIFFDMVDKNEDGRITEVEVKEIIMLSASANRLSRLKEQAEEYAALIMEELDPEGLGYIELWQLETLLLQKDTYLNYSQALSYTSQALSQNLQGLRKKSPIRRMSRRLVYYLQENWRRLWVLTLWVCIMIGLFTWKFIQYKRKDAFQIMGYCLLAAKGAAETLKFNMALILLPVCRNTITWLRSTKLGYSVPFDDNINFHKTIAGAIVIGIILHAGDHLACDFPRLVSTSEESYEKYLKGVFGDRKPSYVDLVKGVEGVTGVLMVVLMIIAFTLATKWFRRNLIKLPKPFSRLTGFNAFWYSHHLFVIVYVLLIIHGIKLYLVHKWYLKTTWMYVAVPVLLYASERILRLFRSGLYTVRLGKVAIYPGNVLTLQMSKPPQFRYKSGQYMFVQCPAVSPFEWHPFSITSAPGDDYLSVHIRQLGDWTQELKRVFSEACEPPVSGKSGLLRADETTKKSLPKLKIDGPYGAPAQDYKKYDVLLLVGLGIGATPFISILKDLLINIIKMEEMADSISDISRGSDHSVGSTTDLPSISKIAPKRKKTLKTTNAYFYWVTREQGSFDWFKGVMNEVAELDQRGVIEMHNYLTSVYEEGDARSALITMVQALNHAKNGVDIVSGTRVRTHFARPNWKKVFSKMCSKHCNGRIGVFYCGAPVLAKELSKLCFEFNEKGPTKFEFHKEHF; from the exons ATGAATGGTATTCCGAGACACGAGCGCCGATGGGCGTCCGACAGCGTTCCGGGAAAAGCGACCGTCAGCGCCGGAACTTCGCCGGGAACTGAGTCCAACTCCGCCGCGGAGGAGTTTGTGGAGGTGACTCTCGATCTTCAAGACGATGACACCATCGTTCTCCGGAGCGTCGAGCCAGCCTCCGTCATTAACATCGACGACAGCGTCGCAGGCAGCGGAAACCAAACTCCGGCGTCGGTTTCGAGGTCTCCGACGATCCGTCGGAGCTCGTCGAGAGGATTCCGGCAGTTCTCGCAGGAGCTGAAAGCCGAGGCGGTTGCGAAGGCCAGGCAGTTCTCGCAGGAGCTGCGGCGGTTCTCTTGGAGCCACGGCCACGCTTCGCGCGCGCTTTCGTCTTCCTCTGCTCCGAACGGCGCCGGTGCCGGATTCGAAACGGCGTTGGCGGCTCGTGCTCTCAGGAAACAACGAGCTCAACTTGATCGCACACGCTCCGGCGCGCACAAAGCGCTTCGCGGTCTAAAATTTATCAGCAACAGATCCAATGGCGTTGATGCGTGGAACGAGGTGCAGAGCAACTTCGATAAGCTAGCTACGGACGGTTTTCTCAAGCGCACCGATTTCGCTCAATGCATCG GTATGAAGGATTCGAAGGAATTCGCTCTTGAACTGTTTGATGCTCTGAGTCGTAAACGAAGGTTGAGAGCTGAGAAGATCAGCAGGGAAGAACTGTTCGAATTCTGGTCGCAAATTACCGATCAAAGTTTTGATTCGCGGCTCCAGATCTTCTTCGACAT GGTTGACAAGAACGAAGATGGGAGAATCACTGAAGTAGAAGTGAAAGAG ATCATCATGTTAAGCGCTTCTGCAAATAGGTTGTCCAGATTGAAGGAACAGGCCGAAGAATATGCAGCTCTAATCATGGAAGAGTTGGACCCCGAAGGACTTGGCTACATCGAG CTATGGCAATTGGAGACGCTTCTTTTACAAAAGGACACGTACCTCAACTACAGCCAAGCTCTAAGCTACACAAGCCAAGCTTTGAGCCAGAACCTACAGGGGCTGAGGAAAAAAAGTCCTATACGTAGAATGAGCCGCAGATTGGTGTACTATTTGCAAGAGAATTGGAGGAGACTTTGGGTTTTGACACTGTGGGTTTGCATAATGATTGGGCTGTTCACGTGGAAGTTTATTCAGTACAAGCGGAAAGATGCATTTCAGATCATGGGTTACTGTCTTCTCGCGGCTAAAGGTGCGGCTGAGACTCTAAAGTTCAACATGGCACTTATACTCCTGCCCGTGTGCAGAAACACCATAACTTGGCTCAGGTCGACCAAGCTGGGCTATTCTGTACCTTTTGATGACAACATCAACTTTCATAAG ACAATTGCTGGGGCCATCGTTATTGGTATTATACTTCATGCCGGGGATCACCTTGCTTGTGATTTTCCAAGACTTGTAAGTACGTCTGAAGAAAGTTATGAAAAGTATTTGAAAGGCGTATTTGGTGATCGTAAACCCAGTTATGTAGACCTAGTTAAAGGCGTCGAGGGTGTGACTGGAGTTTTGATGGTGGTTCTTATGATAATAGCATTTACACTTGCTACCAAATGGTTCCGGAGAAATCTCATTAAGCTGCCTAAACCATTTAGTAGGCTCACTGGCTTCAATGCCTTCTGGTATTCACACCATTTGTTTGTCATTGTCTATGTCCTCCTAATCATCCACGGAATAAAGCTTTACCTCGTGCATAAATGGTACCTCAAAACG ACATGGATGTATGTTGCGGTTCCAGTTTTACTTTATGCGTCAGAGAGAATACTCAGATTATTTCGTTCTGGTTTGTATACAGTCCGTCTTGGAAAG GTTGCCATATATCCTGGAAATGTTCTCACATTGCAAATGTCGAAGCCTCCTCAATTTCGCTACAAGAGTGGACAATACATGTTTGTGCAGTGTCCTGCCGTTTCTCCGTTCGAGTG GCATCCGTTCTCTATTACCTCAGCCCCTGGCGATGACTACCTGAGTGTTCACATTCGGCAACTGGGTGATTGGACACAGGAACTTAAAAGAGTGTTCTCTGAGGCCTGTGAGCCTCCTGTGTCAGGGAAGAGTGGGCTTCTCAGGGCTGATGAAACCACTAAGAAAAG TTTGCCGAAGTTAAAGATAGATGGACCTTACGGTGCGCCAGCAcaagattataaaaaatatgatgtttTGTTACTTGTCGGTCTCGGGATAGGAGCAACACCTTTCATCAGCATTCTAAAAGATCTTCTCATCAACATCATCAAAATGGAGGAAATGGCG GATTCAATCTCTGATATAAGTAGAGGTTCAGACCATAGTGTTGGGAGTACTACTGATTTACCATCAATTAGTAAAATTGCGCCAAAACGGAAGAAAACACTGAAGACTACCAACGCTTATTTCTACTGGGTTACAAGAGAGCAAGGCTCTTTTGATTGGTTCAAAGGAGTCATGAATGAAGTGGCAGAGCTTGATCAAAGG GGTGTCATTGAGATGCACAACTACTTGACTAGCGTATACGAAGAAGGGGATGCCAGATCCGCTCTCATCACCATGGTGCAAGCACTCAACCATGCCAAAAATGGAGTTGACATTGTTTCTGGCACTAGA GTGCGAACTCATTTTGCTAGGCCTAACTGGAAGAAGGTTTTCTCTAAAATGTGCTCCAAGCACTGTAATGGACGAATAG GGGTATTTTATTGTGGTGCACCAGTTTTGGCCAAAGAACTTAGCAAGCTCTGCTTCGAGTTCAATGAAAAGGGTCCAACAAAATTTGAGTTCCACAAGGAGCATTTCTAA
- the LOC114413418 gene encoding uncharacterized protein LOC114413418 yields MAQSPDQQMKPLAPFISSTQFSRQEDQFQERTSEQKIIRIRKFVLCCGCFTALVVILVVILIVLSFTVYNVKEPEVRMNSVTLLSGTFANGGATNNVTLVADIFVKNTNAFTLRFGSTSTIVYYDGVRIGEGTSPPGKAKARRTIRVNSTLEIMSKKLLEIPTLNIDLRDQFLNISSYTRIDGKVKILNIFPRKVVVEMNCTIGYNITTGSVTNGDNCLGAVDI; encoded by the coding sequence ATGGCTCAGAGCCCTGATCAGCAGATGAAGCCCTTAGCTCCATTCATATCATCAACCCAGTTCAGCAGACAAGAAGATCAGTTTCAAGAGAGAACATCCGAACAGAAAATCATTCGCATAAGAAAGTTCGTGCTGTGCTGCGGTTGTTTCACTGCCCTTGTTGTGATACTCGTGGTCATACTGATAGTCTTGAGCTTCACCGTTTACAATGTCAAAGAACCCGAGGTGAGGATGAATTCGGTTACCCTTCTCAGTGGAACTTTTGCAAACGGTGGTGCCACTAACAACGTTACACTTGTTGCTGATATCTTTGTCAAGAACACAAACGCTTTTACCCTGAGGTTTGGAAGCACCAGCACCATTGTTTACTATGATGGTGTGAGAATAGGTGAGGGTACTTCTCCACCGGGTAAGGCCAAGGCAAGAAGGACCATAAGGGTAAACTCGACCTTGGAGATTATGTCAAAGAAGCTTTTGGAAATCCCAACTTTGAATATTGACCTCAGGGATCAGTTTTTGAATATCAGCAGCTATACAAGGATAGATGGTAAGGTGAAAATACTCAACATATTTCCGAGGAAGGTTGTGGTTGAGATGAATTGTACCATTGGATACAACATCACCACTGGGTCGGTCACAAATGGTGATAATTGTCTTGGAGCCGTTGATATTTAG
- the LOC114413419 gene encoding probable membrane-associated kinase regulator 2 translates to MEGWKAGADATLASPDIDADTDADGPFFDLELAVPDSEEDDTNDNNNSDSASEKEFKLTLSPSTSSNDFIFNSQPNNSKPQFTASLFKSATKLRVFMLGLKKLKPNAPAAPNLKKKKLFTVKFKAEEYPIVSLFSRDNSSRPKASQNHHTDESQSSLSETLSSASEEKRLMRKYLKMVKPLYVRVSRRSEKVDVSSPESAEASTVAEKIPTVAEDSESANLKGPKQGNVALPAALRKHLGKGRSAAVAAPAPPSVSSKRRDDSLLQQHDWIQGAILHCKNSFNASTECETSQLPRSVSDISPELSENSKE, encoded by the exons ATGGAAGGCTGGAAAGCTGGTGCCGATGCCACACTGGCCTCCCCTGACATCGACGCCGACACGGACGCCGACGGTCCTTTCTTCGACTTAGAGCTTGCCGTACCCGATTCCGAAGAAGACGACACTAATGATAATAACAACAGTGACTCAGCCTCAGAGAAAGAGTTCAAGTTAACGCTTTCTCCTTCAACTTCAAGCAATGATTTCATCTTCAACTCCCAACCTAATAACTCCAAGCCTCAGTTCACTGCTTCGCTGTTCAAATCCGCCACCAAGTTACGCGTCTTCATGTTGGGCCTCAAGAAGCTCAAGCCCAACGCCCCTGCCGCTCCAAACCtcaagaagaaaaaacttttcACCGTCAAATTCAAGGCGGAAGAGTATCCCATTGTGTCCTTGTTCTCCAGAGATAACAGCTCCAGACCCAAAGCCTCTCAGAATCACCACACAGACGAATCACAATCATCACTCTCAGAGACACTTTCTTCTGCTTCCGAGGAGAAACGCTTAATGCGAAAGTATTTGAAAATGGTGAAGCCTCTGTACGTGAGGGTTTCTAGAAGGTCCGAGAAGGTCGACGTGAGTTCTCCTGAGTCCGCTGAAGCTTCTACGGTGGCGGAGAAGATTCCGACGGTAGCAGAAGATTCTGAAAGTGCCAACTTGAAGGGTCCGAAGCAGGGGAATGTTGCTCTGCCTGCGGCTCTACGCAAGCATTTAGGAAAGGGCCGTTCGGCGGCGGTGGCGGCTCCGGCACCGCCGTCGGTGTCTTCGAAACGGCGTGATGATTCACTTTTGCAGCAACATGATTGGATTCAGGGTGCTATTTTACACTGCAAAAACTCCTTCAATGCTTCTACCG AATGCGAGACTTCTCAGCTGCCACGATCAGTGAGCGACATATCTCCTGAACTATCTGAAAATTCTAAAGAATGA